In Stieleria varia, one genomic interval encodes:
- a CDS encoding Gfo/Idh/MocA family oxidoreductase: MENNSNRRNFLKSTTAAAGVAALSSTIARTAHAQGSDQIKFALVGCGGRGQGASQNIFKTEGNTKLVAVADAFHKKASDAVSNLSKANPDKVDVPADRIFSGFDAYKQAIDAVDDLDLVIIATPPGFKPQQFEYAVAKGKHIFMEKPVASDAPGVRRVLDAVAESKKKNLMVGIGLQRRHEAQYKETVQRIHDGAIGDVICQRVYWNGGGIWYRNRTEDQTEMAFQTNNWYHFNWLSGDQICEQHIHNLDVGCWVKGEYPVECNGMGGRGLREGGDATKSQIFDHTFCEYTFADGTKMFSQGRHLKNAWNHVAEFAHGTKGTADPSGSIQGENPFEFGRKGRQQGHQQEQHDLIAALMRGEIYNEGEYGAHSTFTAILGREACYSGKVIKWDELMEKGKDLCPGIDEYTIDSDPPPSAMPGPDGKYPVPVPGEYNPFA; the protein is encoded by the coding sequence ATGGAAAACAATTCCAATCGCCGAAATTTTCTCAAATCAACGACGGCCGCCGCTGGCGTGGCTGCCCTGTCGAGCACCATAGCAAGAACCGCTCACGCCCAAGGCAGCGACCAAATCAAGTTCGCTCTGGTCGGTTGTGGTGGACGTGGTCAAGGTGCTTCGCAGAATATCTTCAAGACCGAGGGTAACACCAAGCTGGTTGCCGTGGCCGATGCTTTCCATAAGAAAGCATCCGATGCGGTCAGCAACCTGTCCAAAGCCAACCCGGACAAGGTCGATGTGCCCGCCGACCGAATCTTCAGCGGCTTTGACGCCTACAAACAGGCCATTGATGCCGTAGACGATCTGGATCTGGTCATCATCGCAACACCACCCGGGTTCAAACCGCAACAGTTCGAGTACGCGGTCGCCAAGGGCAAGCACATCTTCATGGAAAAACCCGTTGCGTCGGACGCCCCAGGTGTTCGCCGTGTGCTCGATGCCGTTGCCGAATCCAAGAAAAAGAACCTGATGGTCGGAATCGGCCTGCAACGTCGTCACGAAGCCCAATACAAGGAAACCGTGCAGCGGATTCACGATGGTGCCATCGGCGATGTCATCTGCCAACGTGTTTACTGGAACGGTGGCGGCATTTGGTATCGCAATCGCACCGAAGACCAAACCGAAATGGCGTTCCAAACCAACAACTGGTACCACTTCAACTGGCTCTCGGGCGACCAAATCTGTGAACAACACATTCACAACTTGGACGTCGGTTGCTGGGTCAAAGGCGAGTATCCCGTCGAGTGCAACGGCATGGGCGGACGTGGACTTCGTGAAGGCGGCGATGCGACGAAGTCACAGATCTTTGATCACACGTTCTGTGAGTACACGTTTGCCGACGGTACCAAGATGTTCAGCCAAGGACGTCACCTGAAGAACGCCTGGAATCATGTCGCCGAGTTCGCGCACGGCACCAAGGGCACCGCCGACCCATCGGGATCGATCCAAGGCGAAAACCCATTCGAGTTCGGCAGGAAAGGTCGTCAACAAGGACACCAACAGGAACAGCACGACCTGATCGCTGCCCTGATGCGTGGCGAGATCTATAACGAAGGCGAGTACGGCGCGCACTCGACCTTCACCGCGATCCTGGGTCGCGAAGCTTGCTACAGCGGCAAGGTCATCAAATGGGACGAGCTGATGGAAAAGGGCAAGGACCTGTGCCCAGGAATCGACGAGTACACCATCGACTCCGACCCGCCACCGAGCGCCATGCCCGGCCCCGATGGCAAGTACCCCGTGCCCGTGCCCGGCGAGTACAACCCGTTCGCCTGA
- a CDS encoding tetratricopeptide repeat protein, with the protein MLSRPNVLLVLTLSVVGVVHLNGMFGKFVLDDFALVQNALLRDLWSFDWFRLAKRPVATATFAANFAYTGEDPLGFHIVNWLVHLSAVAALFALVHRTMLMPAFTFASSKTADPKTAPSNSPADFDSQVAIATATATATALLWGVHPLTTAAVTYIVQRFESFASLWILVCLWAWSHAFGRTVTESAAATSDQAKRSNNKTMWAILAIVAAYAAYGSKEMAAGLSLTVLLYDRYFLADSWRGLRSRWHWYAVLTAPLIVGLFVFVPRLLRTRHAEGSTIGFGIDGFTPWSYLTSQPVVFLRYLRLSVLPIGQSLDYGWIPSRSPTNQMIGAIAWLGLLLLVGWLFMRFRRASVLVIGMLVILAPTSTLLPLQDIIFEHRFYLPLAFLTACIVGVIVHRLAIRNADHDAPSMQRLAVQALTVALVLAVPLGWLTTERNLDYTLAARLYAQDCRVNPDNPRAWFSLANSMDFDEIEPKLEMLRRAVELSEQRDFFYGGTDYLYRRELADNLLLSDRHREAGVYFQEALPHCHNLLETTECQFRLALIASLDNRPDDAEMWFQKALQGDESLQKEIKATYQAHRERVEKMANASGESSDSPPRSSPGS; encoded by the coding sequence ATGCTGTCTCGCCCGAATGTCCTCCTGGTTCTGACACTGAGTGTCGTCGGTGTCGTTCACCTCAATGGAATGTTCGGCAAGTTCGTTTTGGACGATTTTGCGCTCGTCCAGAACGCGTTACTGCGAGACCTGTGGAGTTTCGATTGGTTCCGCTTAGCGAAACGTCCCGTCGCCACGGCCACGTTCGCGGCGAACTTTGCATACACGGGCGAAGACCCTCTGGGGTTTCACATCGTCAACTGGCTGGTGCATCTGTCTGCGGTCGCTGCGCTGTTCGCGTTGGTCCATCGAACGATGTTGATGCCGGCGTTCACGTTTGCCTCCAGCAAGACAGCGGATCCAAAGACGGCACCCTCGAACTCTCCCGCAGACTTTGACTCGCAAGTCGCGATTGCCACGGCGACGGCCACGGCCACGGCACTACTCTGGGGTGTCCACCCCCTGACCACTGCGGCGGTGACCTACATCGTCCAGCGGTTCGAATCCTTTGCATCGCTCTGGATTCTGGTTTGTCTTTGGGCATGGTCCCATGCGTTTGGCAGGACCGTCACCGAGTCGGCTGCTGCAACCAGTGACCAGGCGAAGCGATCAAACAACAAAACGATGTGGGCCATTCTGGCGATCGTCGCCGCCTATGCCGCCTACGGCAGCAAAGAAATGGCGGCGGGACTTTCGCTGACCGTACTGCTCTACGACCGATATTTCCTCGCGGATTCATGGCGAGGTTTGCGATCACGTTGGCATTGGTACGCCGTGTTGACAGCGCCCTTGATTGTGGGACTGTTCGTGTTTGTCCCTCGATTGTTGCGGACTCGTCATGCGGAAGGATCGACGATCGGATTCGGCATCGATGGGTTCACGCCGTGGTCGTATTTGACCAGTCAGCCTGTGGTGTTCTTGCGATACCTGAGACTGTCGGTGCTGCCGATCGGACAGTCGCTTGACTACGGATGGATCCCCAGTCGATCGCCGACGAACCAAATGATCGGCGCGATCGCTTGGTTGGGATTGTTGCTACTGGTCGGTTGGCTGTTCATGCGTTTTCGTCGTGCCAGCGTGCTCGTGATCGGAATGCTGGTGATCCTGGCGCCGACGTCTACGCTGCTGCCACTGCAAGACATCATCTTTGAGCACAGATTCTATTTGCCACTCGCGTTCTTGACCGCCTGCATCGTCGGGGTGATCGTCCATCGGTTGGCCATTCGAAATGCCGATCACGATGCACCGAGCATGCAACGGCTGGCCGTCCAAGCATTGACCGTGGCCTTGGTGCTGGCGGTTCCTTTGGGCTGGCTAACCACCGAGCGAAATTTGGACTACACCCTAGCGGCACGACTGTACGCACAGGATTGCCGCGTCAACCCAGACAACCCGCGTGCTTGGTTCTCACTAGCAAACTCGATGGACTTTGATGAGATCGAGCCCAAGCTGGAAATGCTCCGGCGAGCGGTTGAACTTTCTGAGCAGCGTGACTTCTTCTACGGCGGGACGGATTACCTGTACCGGCGAGAGCTTGCGGACAACCTGCTGTTGTCAGATCGCCACCGGGAGGCAGGCGTGTATTTCCAGGAAGCACTTCCTCACTGTCATAACCTGCTGGAAACGACCGAATGTCAGTTTCGTCTCGCGCTGATCGCTTCTCTGGACAATCGACCGGATGACGCGGAGATGTGGTTTCAAAAGGCACTTCAGGGGGACGAAAGCCTGCAAAAGGAGATCAAGGCGACCTACCAGGCCCACCGGGAACGCGTCGAGAAAATGGCGAATGCCTCGGGCGAGTCGTCCGACTCACCTCCGCGATCCTCCCCCGGCTCGTGA
- a CDS encoding glycosyltransferase family 2 protein yields MKSPATSATSSTCPTTWVVIAALNEGQRIDAVVRQLVGKRFQVVVVDDGSVDATSQVARDAGAVVLRHVINRGQGAALQTGIDFAVRQSADIILTFDADGQHDPADIIEMIAPIVSGDADVVLGSRFLGRSPGIPWHRRLLLQAAVLFTRLTTGLPLTDTHNGLRAFSVAAARRIRITEDRMAHASELLHIIADARLKCVERPVTIRYNTECLAKGQSNRAALGIFTRVIFNRLFQI; encoded by the coding sequence ATGAAATCTCCGGCCACCAGCGCGACGTCGTCAACATGCCCAACAACCTGGGTGGTGATCGCTGCATTGAACGAGGGCCAAAGGATCGACGCCGTCGTTCGCCAGTTGGTCGGCAAGCGCTTTCAAGTCGTCGTGGTGGACGATGGATCTGTCGATGCGACATCGCAGGTGGCTCGCGATGCCGGCGCAGTCGTGCTGCGTCATGTGATCAATCGTGGCCAAGGTGCGGCGTTGCAAACGGGGATCGATTTTGCTGTCCGGCAGTCCGCTGATATCATCCTGACCTTTGATGCCGATGGACAGCATGATCCAGCGGACATCATCGAAATGATCGCGCCGATTGTCAGTGGAGACGCCGATGTCGTCTTGGGGTCTCGGTTTCTGGGCCGGTCACCAGGCATCCCGTGGCATCGGCGGCTACTGCTGCAGGCTGCAGTGTTGTTCACGCGTTTGACGACGGGCTTGCCACTGACGGACACACACAACGGGCTGCGAGCGTTTTCCGTCGCAGCGGCCCGGCGGATTCGCATCACCGAAGACCGCATGGCACACGCGTCGGAGCTGTTGCACATCATCGCCGATGCTCGTTTGAAGTGTGTCGAGAGGCCGGTCACGATTCGCTACAACACCGAGTGCTTGGCCAAGGGACAGTCCAATCGCGCGGCATTGGGCATCTTTACCCGAGTGATCTTCAATCGCTTGTTTCAGATCTAA
- a CDS encoding DUF2304 domain-containing protein, producing the protein MLIIQWLIIPFAIVIAVHELIAFMRVASRLRLLHAVLWAAVAVLVWRPSLVQAMADWVNVGRGADFVLYGLVVYTILFTFYVLQNQERQRQLVTDLVRDMAIRDADFSGAQIRNSPPEHDDHS; encoded by the coding sequence ATGTTGATCATCCAGTGGCTCATTATTCCGTTCGCGATCGTCATTGCCGTTCATGAACTGATCGCCTTCATGCGTGTCGCCAGCCGGTTGCGACTGCTGCACGCCGTCCTGTGGGCAGCCGTTGCGGTCCTCGTTTGGCGACCGTCGCTCGTGCAGGCGATGGCGGATTGGGTCAACGTCGGGCGGGGAGCCGATTTTGTTTTGTACGGGTTGGTCGTTTACACCATCCTGTTCACCTTTTACGTTCTGCAAAACCAAGAACGGCAAAGGCAACTGGTGACAGATTTGGTACGCGACATGGCGATTCGCGACGCAGATTTTTCAGGTGCTCAGATTCGAAACTCGCCACCCGAACACGACGACCACTCGTAG
- a CDS encoding glycosyltransferase, which produces MTSDTPISVLIAAHARPEMLARTLSSLADADQVSRVDQVVVVENGGQQQLDAVVDGFSDRLPVRYDRIANANKSMALNHGLDLIAGGLVILLDDDILVDSGLIRAYLHAMTEYPKGAFFGGPITVDYETPPETSLLPFMTASTKGWSLGVRDRWLGLYTAFLGFNWAAYHNDLMEIGGFDPFHGPGSAGGLTGQESDAQRRLMARGIRGRYVAAATVSHHVSASQIDPDWIVSRRERAGRELARFVDKTLPRWLPEPIGRMGVRGAILIQRLRFLLGNGFSPNRELSRRWWQAYRRGALYEWSSCSGGEFRI; this is translated from the coding sequence ATGACATCTGATACACCGATTTCCGTTTTGATCGCCGCCCATGCGCGACCGGAGATGCTCGCTCGGACGCTGTCGTCGTTGGCGGATGCCGATCAGGTGAGCCGTGTGGATCAGGTCGTGGTGGTGGAGAATGGCGGTCAGCAGCAACTGGATGCCGTTGTTGATGGATTTTCGGACCGGTTGCCTGTTCGTTACGACCGTATCGCCAATGCGAATAAGAGCATGGCGCTCAATCATGGACTGGATCTGATCGCCGGTGGGTTGGTGATCCTGCTGGACGATGACATCTTGGTGGATTCGGGATTGATTCGGGCGTACCTGCATGCGATGACGGAGTATCCCAAAGGCGCGTTTTTTGGCGGCCCCATTACTGTGGACTACGAGACACCACCGGAGACGAGCCTGTTGCCTTTCATGACGGCGTCGACCAAAGGTTGGTCATTAGGCGTGAGAGACCGATGGCTCGGATTGTACACGGCCTTCTTAGGATTCAACTGGGCCGCCTACCACAACGACCTGATGGAAATTGGTGGCTTTGATCCGTTTCACGGTCCCGGTTCGGCGGGCGGGTTAACGGGACAGGAGTCCGACGCGCAACGTCGTTTGATGGCACGAGGCATTCGCGGGCGCTATGTCGCCGCTGCCACGGTTTCACATCACGTTTCGGCAAGCCAGATCGATCCCGATTGGATCGTCAGTCGGCGCGAGCGTGCCGGCCGTGAGTTGGCTCGATTTGTGGACAAGACGTTGCCGAGATGGCTGCCCGAGCCGATCGGGCGGATGGGGGTGCGAGGTGCCATCTTGATTCAACGTCTGCGATTCTTATTGGGAAATGGTTTCTCGCCGAATCGCGAACTGTCGCGTCGTTGGTGGCAAGCCTATCGACGCGGCGCTCTCTACGAGTGGTCGTCGTGTTCGGGTGGCGAGTTTCGAATCTGA
- a CDS encoding glycosyltransferase, with product MPIVSVVMPVLATPEPLLRQAIQSILDQTLSDWELIIVEDPSDFVCTEVIRSFSDDRIRYVINDQRTGLVRQRNLGLEMAQGQFIAKADSDDISEPQRLQEQFDHLTQNEHIGVVGSHLTIVDSEGQRIGRREYPTDPRDVRRLMRRRNVIAQPAAFFRAELVRRFGGYPDGYPVCQDYAYWSHLAKQGVQLANLQQYLVRYRQHAASIKSTRLRETLDATLRVKDTYWRDEMTLADHGRMLGERLLRHAPASWTQRLFAWMTFRR from the coding sequence ATGCCTATCGTCAGCGTTGTGATGCCGGTTCTCGCAACGCCAGAACCTCTTTTGCGGCAAGCGATCCAGTCGATCCTCGATCAAACTCTATCGGACTGGGAGCTGATCATCGTGGAGGATCCCTCCGATTTCGTGTGCACCGAAGTCATCAGATCTTTTTCGGATGATCGCATTCGATATGTGATCAATGATCAACGAACCGGACTAGTACGCCAACGCAATCTCGGCTTGGAAATGGCACAGGGACAGTTCATCGCCAAAGCCGACTCCGATGACATCTCGGAGCCACAGCGGTTGCAGGAACAGTTTGATCATTTGACACAAAACGAACACATCGGTGTGGTCGGTTCCCACCTGACGATCGTGGATTCGGAGGGCCAGCGTATCGGGCGACGGGAGTACCCGACCGACCCACGCGACGTCCGACGATTGATGCGGCGACGTAACGTGATCGCCCAGCCTGCCGCATTCTTTCGAGCGGAGTTGGTTCGACGCTTCGGCGGATACCCTGACGGTTACCCCGTGTGCCAGGATTACGCCTACTGGAGCCATCTGGCCAAGCAAGGCGTGCAACTAGCCAACTTGCAGCAATACCTTGTCCGCTATCGACAGCACGCCGCCAGCATCAAGTCCACTCGCTTGCGCGAGACCCTCGATGCAACCCTACGCGTCAAGGACACTTACTGGCGAGACGAGATGACGCTTGCCGATCACGGTCGAATGCTGGGCGAGCGACTGCTTCGCCACGCTCCCGCGTCGTGGACACAACGTTTGTTCGCGTGGATGACATTTCGCCGCTGA